A section of the Chlorocebus sabaeus isolate Y175 chromosome 17, mChlSab1.0.hap1, whole genome shotgun sequence genome encodes:
- the H3C2 gene encoding histone H3.1, with product MARTKQTARKSTGGKAPRKQLATKAARKSAPATGGVKKPHRYRPGTVALREIRRYQKSTELLIRKLPFQRLVREIAQDFKTDLRFQSSAVMALQEACEAYLVGLFEDTNLCAIHAKRVTIMPKDIQLARRIRGERA from the coding sequence ATGGCTCGTACTAAACAGACTGCTCGCAAGTCCACGGGCGGTAAAGCGCCACGCAAGCAGCTGGCTACCAAGGCTGCTCGCAAGAGCGCGCCGGCCACCGGCGGCGTGAAAAAGCCTCACCGTTACCgcccaggcactgtggctctgCGCGAGATCCGTCGCTACCAGAAGTCGACCGAGCTGCTGATCCGAAAGCTGCCGTTCCAGCGCCTAGTGCGAGAAAtcgcccaggacttcaagaccgaCCTTCGCTTCCAGAGCTCAGCGGTGATGGCACTGCAAGAGGCTTGCGAGGCCTACTTGGTAGGGCTCTTTGAGGACACAAACCTTTGCGCCATTCATGCCAAGCGGGTGACTATTATGCCCAAAGATATACAGCTTGCTCGCCGCATTCGCGGAGAGAGAGCGTAA
- the H4C1 gene encoding histone H4, protein MSGRGKGGKGLGKGGAKRHRKVLRDNIQGITKPAIRRLARRGGVKRISGLIYEETRGVLKVFLENVIRDAVTYTEHAKRKTVTAMDVVYALKRQGRTLYGFGG, encoded by the coding sequence ATGTCTGGACGTGGTAAGGGCGGGAAGGGTTTGGGTAAGGGGGGTGCCAAGCGCCACCGCAAGGTGTTGCGCGACAACATCCAGGGCATCACCAAGCCGGCCATCCGGCGTCTGGCCCGGCGTGGCGGTGTCAAGAGGATCTCTGGTCTGATCTACGAGGAGACTCGCGGGGTGCTCAAGGTGTTCTTGGAGAACGTGATCCGTGACGCTGTCACCTATACGGAACACGCCAAGCGCAAGACAGTCACTGCTATGGACGTGGTCTACGCGCTCAAGCGCCAGGGACGCACCCTTTATGGCTTTGGCGGCTAA
- the LOC103222017 gene encoding histone H3.1 — MARTKQTARKSTGGKAPRKQLATKAARKSAPATGGVKKPHRYRPGTVALREIRRYQKSTELLIRKLPFQRLVREIAQDFKTDLRFQSSAVMALQEACEAYLVGLFEDTNLCAIHAKRVTIMPKDIQLARRIRGERA; from the coding sequence ATGGCTCGTACTAAGCAAACTGCTCGGAAGTCTACTGGTGGCAAGGCGCCACGCAAACAGTTGGCCACTAAGGCAGCCCGCAAGAGTGCTCCGGCCACCGGCGGTGTGAAAAAGCCCCACCGCTACCGGCCCGGTACTGTGGCTCTGCGCGAGATCCGCCGTTATCAGAAATCCACCGAACTGCTGATTCGTAAACTACCTTTCCAGCGCCTAGTGCGCGAGATTGCGCAGGACTTTAAAACAGACCTGCGCTTCCAGAGCTCTGCTGTGATGGCTTTGCAGGAGGCGTGCGAGGCCTACTTAGTTGGGCTGTTTGAGGACACTAACCTGTGCGCCATCCACGCCAAGCGTGTCACTATCATGCCCAAGGACATCCAGCTCGCTCGCCGCATCCGCGGAGAGCGGGCATGA
- the H1-1 gene encoding histone H1.1 — translation MSETAPPAPAASAAPEKPSASRKGKRPAKVAAATKKKPAGPSVSELIVQAASSSKERGGVSLAALKKALAAAGYDVEKNNSRIKLGIKSLVSKGTLVQTKGTGASGSFKLNKKASSVETKPGASRVAAKTKATGASKKPKKATGVSKKNVKTPKNAKKPAATKKSSKSPKKPKAVKPKKVAKSPAKTKAIKPKAAKAKVTKPKTAKPKKAAPKKK, via the coding sequence ATGTCCGAAACGGCGCCTCCGGCTCCCGCCGCTTCTGCTGCTCCTGAGAAACCTTCTGCTAGCAGGAAGGGAAAGAGACCTGCTAAGGTTGCAGCGGCCACTAAGAAAAAGCCCGCTGGCCCTTCCGTGTCAGAGCTGATCGTGCAGGCTGCCTCCTCCTCCAAGGAGCGTGGTGGTGTGTCGTTGGCTGCTCTTAAAAAGGCGCTGGCGGCCGCGGGCTACGATGTGGAGAAGAACAACAGCCGCATTAAGCTGGGTATTAAGAGCCTGGTAAGCAAGGGAACGTTGGTGCAGACGAAGGGCACCGGCGCCTCGGGTTCCTTCAAACTCAACAAGAAGGCATCCTCCGTGGAAACCAAGCCCGGCGCTTCAAGGGTGGCTGCAAAAACCAAGGCAACGGGTGCATCTAAAAAGCCCAAAAAGGCCACGGGGGTTAGCAAAAAGAACGTCAAGACTCCGAAAAATGCTAAAAAGCCTGCGGCAACAAAGAAATCCTCTAAGAGTCCCAAAAAACCCAAAGCTGTAAAACCCAAGAAAGTAGCTAAAAGCCCTGCTAAAACTAAGGCCATAAAACCCAAGGCGGCCAAGGCTAAGGTGACGAAGCCAAAGACTGCCAAACCCAAGAAAGCGGCACCCAAGAAAAAGTAA
- the H4C2 gene encoding histone H4 produces the protein MSGRGKGGKGLGKGGAKRHRKVLRDNIQGITKPAIRRLARRGGVKRISGLIYEETRGVLKVFLENVIRDAVTYTEHAKRKTVTAMDVVYALKRQGRTLYGFGG, from the coding sequence ATGTCTGGTCGCGGCAAAGGCGGCAAAGGTTTGGGTAAGGGAGGCGCCAAGCGCCACCGGAAAGTGCTGCGGGATAACATCCAAGGCATTACTAAACCTGCTATTCGGCGCCTTGCTAGGCGTGGTGGAGTTAAACGGATCTCCGGTTTGATTTACGAGGAGACCCGAGGCGTTCTCAAGGTTTTTCTGGAGAACGTGATCCGGGACGCCGTGACATATACGGAGCACGCCAAGCGCAAGACTGTCACTGCCATGGATGTGGTTTACGCGCTCAAGCGCCAAGGACGCACTCTATACGGTTTCGGCGGTTAA
- the H2AC4 gene encoding histone H2A type 1-B/E — MSGRGKQGGKARAKAKTRSSRAGLQFPVGRVHRLLRKGNYSERVGAGAPVYLAAVLEYLTAEILELAGNAARDNKKTRIIPRHLQLAIRNDEELNKLLGRVTIAQGGVLPNIQAVLLPKKTESHHKAKGK, encoded by the coding sequence ATGTCTGGTCGCGGCAAACAAGGCGGCAAAGCCCGCGCCAAGGCTAAGACTCGTTCTTCTCGTGCAGGTCTGCAGTTCCCCGTGGGCCGGGTGCATCGCCTGCTCCGCAAAGGCAACTACTCCGAGCGCGTCGGGGCTGGCGCGCCGGTGTATCTGGCGGCGGTGCTTGAGTACCTGACCGCCGAGATCCTGGAGCTGGCGGGCAATGCGGCCCGCGACAACAAGAAGACCCGCATCATCCCGCGCCACCTGCAGTTAGCCATCCGCAACGACGAGGAGCTTAATAAGCTCTTGGGGCGTGTGACCATCGCGCAGGGCGGCGTTCTGCCTAATATTCAGGCGGTACTGCTGCCTAAGAAGACTGAGAGTCATCATAAGGCCAAGGGAAAGTGA